The following nucleotide sequence is from Lusitaniella coriacea LEGE 07157.
GGAGTGTCAAATGACAGAACAAGCATTTTTAGCTCAACTCAACGCAATTATCGAACAGAGCCATCTACTCAAGCATCCCTTCTATCAAATGTGGAATGAAGGCAAATTGTCCTTGACAATGTTGCAAGAATATGCAAAAGAATATTACCTGCAAGTGCATCATTTCCCCACCTACGTCAGTGCAACCCACGCCGCTTGCGATGACATCAATATTCGCAAAATGCTCTTAGAAAACTTGATTGAAGAAGAACGGGGAAATGCTCACCACCCCGAACTATGGTTGCGCTTTGCTGAAGGATTGGGCGTTGAACGTACCGAAGTTTTAGAGCGAGACTACCACGAAAAAACTCGCGAATCCGTGTGCGCCCTTAAAATCTTAGCCCGCAGCGAAGAACCGGAAAAAGGTTTAGCTGCCCTCTACGCTTACGAATCTCAAATTCCTGAAGTTTCCACCACAAAAATCGCTGGATTACAGGAATTTTACGGCATTGACACCGACGAAGCCCTCTCCTTCTTCCGCGTCCACGAAGTCGCAGACGAAGTTCACTCCCAAGCTACCCAAGCTGCACTCGTCCAACTGTGTCAAACCGACGAACAAAAACAGCACGCCCTAGAATCTACCCAAAAAGCGGTTGACGCTCTCAACTTGCTCCTCGATGGCGTTTACGAAACCCATTGCCAGTAGGGTTTGGGGTTCCCTTTCCCTTTTTCGAGTGCTAATCTCAATAAAAAACCTCCTAGCATCGTTTTGCAGGAGGTTTCGTTTTTCCATAAATATTGTTCACTTGGATTGAGTTCTAGTCGTACGCGATCGCGTACTTGGTAGAAAAACAACTATAAAATCGCTTGAGGGCAATTAGGGCAAGGGTCTAGTCTAATCCAAGTTGTTGTTTTAGGGCTTTGGGGACTTCGTGGGCTTTGTCTAGATTTTTTACGTTTTCCCAATTAGTGTACTCGTTCCATTGGATATTTTCGAGGGTAGCGCCGTACAAGTCTGCGCAATGGAGATCTGCACTATTAAGGTTTGCAGCACTAGGGTTTGCGCAACAGAAGTCAGCATCTACAAGATTTGCGCCATAGAGTTGAGCAAGATTGAGGTTTGCACTACTGAGGTCTGCACCACTGAGGTCTGCACCACTGAGGTCTGAACCACTGAGGTCTGAACCACTGAGGTCTGAACCACTGAGGTCTGAACCACTGAGCTGAGTAAGAAAGAAGTTTGCGCTACCGAGCTGAGCGCCACTGAGGTTAGCACTTCGCAATAGCTCAGGTGAAGCAAAGTGATGTTGAACCAACCCTGCTTCAATCAAAAATATTGTTAGTTGCTGATTGCGCTTTGAGTCCAGCTCTCTAATAGCAGTTAACGTTAGCGCTCTTGCTGCTTGGGCAGTAGGTTCATCGTGGCTCTTACTCAACAACTCCTTGTCAACTAGCAGTACTGTCATTTGCTGGAGATAATTTCTGAGGGTTTCTTGCCTCTGGGTTTCTTCCTGCTTCCTTGTGTTTTCCTGTTCTAATCGCTCCTCTCTGTCCCGTTTTTGCTCTTCTAGTTTCTTAGTGACATTTTGGGCAATATAAAGTAAGACACACGGGGTTCCCAGAGAAGTTAGAACTCGAAGCCACTGATAGAATGTTGGGTCGTCTATCAAATGCCATAACCAATTAACCGCAGCAGCAATAGATTCTATAACACTGAAAAACACTGCTAATCCCCCCAACAGAGTCCATGATCAATTACTTTAGCAATTTGAATAGGGAAATTGAGTACGTTTACTCTATACTTGTGACGA
It contains:
- a CDS encoding CADD family putative folate metabolism protein, which produces MTEQAFLAQLNAIIEQSHLLKHPFYQMWNEGKLSLTMLQEYAKEYYLQVHHFPTYVSATHAACDDINIRKMLLENLIEEERGNAHHPELWLRFAEGLGVERTEVLERDYHEKTRESVCALKILARSEEPEKGLAALYAYESQIPEVSTTKIAGLQEFYGIDTDEALSFFRVHEVADEVHSQATQAALVQLCQTDEQKQHALESTQKAVDALNLLLDGVYETHCQ
- a CDS encoding pentapeptide repeat-containing protein, with the translated sequence MFFSVIESIAAAVNWLWHLIDDPTFYQWLRVLTSLGTPCVLLYIAQNVTKKLEEQKRDREERLEQENTRKQEETQRQETLRNYLQQMTVLLVDKELLSKSHDEPTAQAARALTLTAIRELDSKRNQQLTIFLIEAGLVQHHFASPELLRSANLSGAQLGSANFFLTQLSGSDLSGSDLSGSDLSGSDLSGADLSGADLSSANLNLAQLYGANLVDADFCCANPSAANLNSADLHCADLYGATLENIQWNEYTNWENVKNLDKAHEVPKALKQQLGLD